One Pleurocapsa sp. PCC 7327 DNA segment encodes these proteins:
- a CDS encoding PAS domain S-box protein → MKETLANQLNQLRTTLGKMEIALGTVNEAIAWTDGQGKVKWCNMTFDRLVNIPHILIIGKQLSELLPLRRSGQDISVAEHPVNLALENQSKGRTDYEFQDLILEISWSCLNLQHLSDTEQSEISVVLAIRDITESKRKEQALQQVNEELEKRVAERTQQLTRANQQLQQELAERRRVEAQLRATTSRLSALIQNLQAGILVENELGQIVLVNQKFCQQFGIPLHPDMLIGVDCQRLAQTFQEPFFDFAQADRRIENILNDRPVATSEELLLRDGRIFERDDIPIWVDNRHCGKLWMYRDISDRKQLEAQLREREKRFRLLVTHAPVGIFQTDSQGHCLFVNPRWMELSGLSMAEALGTGWVKAIHPSDRELVFAEWYESARTERQFTMEYRFQTPAGKVNWVFGMAIAIRDEAGAIAGYFGTVTDITARKQAEQRLRESEERLRLALEAVEEGLWDWNPVTGKVYRSPRWATILGYSPDALENDIDWRDRLVHPDDKPYMLELLEAHLGGRAPYFEMELRMLTQSGEWKWILDRGQVVERDEQGQPLRMVGTHKDITERKRSEETLRKRYQQILLLKEIVAEIRQSLDLQKIFQTTAERVGQALSVDRAIIYSYIEHPTPQLFCVAEYLTPDTNSLFDLSVPNAGDSYAQQVLSQDRAMVSDDIFAEATLEPIWNTCRHLNIKSMLAIRICDRDKPYGVLVLHQCSSVRHWERDEVEWLEAVAAQVGIALAQAQLLEREKSHREQLARQNQELSAAKKAADAANLAKSEFLATMSHEIRTPMNAVIGMAGLLLDTDLSSQQRQFAETIRSSSEALLVILNDILDFSKIESGKLELEAYPFEVQSCVEEALNLIVPKAVAKNLQVIYQIDPQVPRAIVGDITRVRQILVNLLGNAVKFTDAGEIRVAVTASLVNKAEQAYEIQFMVKDTGIGIAPQQQRFLFQSFSQANASVTRKYGGTGLGLAICKRLAKMMGGSIWMESHGTVAGAAPPRWLRSQENWDTISTVGSTFYFTIAAKAAPFSSTLTPSDCQAQLKGKRILIVDDNPVNRELLTQLTQSWGMLPRAADSGSQALCWLRQGESFDLAILDLQMPKMNGIELAESIQALPECRALPLMMLTAVNLSPKELQKSTPVQFVAWLQNPVKKSQLYDALVQIFWQKSVSETSASSEMAIAQTSSSNQKIETTVSKPFPLRILLAEDNSINQQVALLILQKLGYRADVAGNGWEAIRALRQAPYDVVLMDVEMPEMDGLTAAQRIAEEWKPSQRPWLIAVTAYAMKGDREKCLAVGMNDYISKPIREIELLQALEKAALRLEKDRANRQESQPQTHQAEDLILDAKVLDSIREMVGAQADEFIAHLIEEYLKTAPQHLEQIRDAIASSNLEQLRQSSHALGSSSATLGAVRFAKLCKQLENLARSGNLAKVQASSLELEAQYQQVKNILQNLL, encoded by the coding sequence ATGAAAGAGACTTTAGCCAACCAACTCAATCAACTCCGTACTACCTTAGGCAAAATGGAGATTGCCTTGGGGACAGTGAATGAGGCGATCGCGTGGACGGATGGCCAGGGGAAAGTAAAGTGGTGTAATATGACCTTCGATCGCTTGGTCAACATTCCTCATATTTTAATTATCGGGAAGCAACTATCAGAATTATTACCTCTTCGGCGATCGGGACAAGATATCTCAGTGGCAGAGCATCCTGTCAATTTGGCTCTCGAAAATCAATCGAAAGGACGAACCGATTATGAATTTCAAGATCTAATTTTAGAGATTTCGTGGTCTTGTCTGAACCTGCAACATTTATCGGATACAGAACAATCGGAGATAAGTGTCGTGTTAGCAATCCGCGATATTACCGAGTCCAAGCGCAAAGAACAAGCACTACAGCAAGTCAATGAAGAATTAGAAAAGCGAGTGGCAGAGCGAACTCAACAGTTAACCCGTGCCAATCAACAACTGCAACAAGAACTGGCAGAACGCCGCCGCGTGGAAGCCCAATTGCGGGCAACGACATCGCGCTTAAGCGCCCTAATTCAAAATTTACAAGCAGGCATTCTTGTAGAAAATGAGCTAGGGCAGATCGTCTTAGTCAATCAAAAGTTTTGTCAGCAGTTTGGCATTCCTTTACACCCAGACATGCTAATCGGCGTAGATTGTCAACGGCTTGCCCAAACTTTTCAAGAACCGTTTTTTGATTTCGCCCAAGCCGATCGACGAATTGAAAACATTCTTAACGATCGGCCAGTCGCTACTTCGGAAGAACTGCTTCTGCGCGATGGCAGGATATTCGAGCGAGATGACATACCGATCTGGGTTGACAATCGTCACTGCGGTAAGTTGTGGATGTATCGCGACATCAGCGATCGCAAACAACTCGAAGCCCAATTGCGAGAGCGAGAAAAACGTTTTCGCTTGCTCGTCACTCATGCCCCCGTAGGCATCTTTCAAACCGACTCCCAAGGTCACTGTTTGTTCGTTAACCCGCGCTGGATGGAATTGAGCGGACTGTCCATGGCAGAAGCACTCGGAACCGGTTGGGTTAAGGCTATCCACCCCAGCGATCGCGAGTTAGTCTTTGCCGAGTGGTACGAAAGTGCGAGGACGGAGCGTCAGTTTACGATGGAATATCGTTTTCAAACCCCCGCAGGCAAGGTAAACTGGGTTTTTGGCATGGCGATCGCCATCCGCGATGAAGCAGGCGCGATCGCTGGATATTTCGGTACAGTCACCGATATTACGGCTCGCAAACAGGCAGAGCAAAGATTGCGCGAGAGCGAAGAAAGGCTACGGCTTGCTCTCGAAGCTGTTGAAGAGGGACTTTGGGATTGGAACCCAGTGACGGGGAAGGTCTACCGCAGTCCGCGTTGGGCAACAATACTCGGCTATTCTCCCGATGCACTGGAAAATGATATCGATTGGCGAGACAGACTCGTACATCCAGACGATAAGCCCTACATGTTGGAGCTTCTGGAAGCTCATCTGGGGGGACGCGCGCCCTATTTCGAGATGGAGTTGCGCATGCTTACCCAATCGGGCGAATGGAAATGGATTTTAGATAGAGGTCAAGTTGTCGAACGCGACGAGCAAGGACAACCTCTGAGAATGGTGGGCACTCACAAAGATATTACCGAACGCAAGCGATCTGAAGAAACGCTACGAAAACGATATCAGCAAATCCTTTTACTCAAAGAAATCGTCGCAGAAATTCGCCAAAGTCTCGATCTGCAAAAAATCTTTCAGACGACAGCAGAGCGAGTCGGACAGGCATTAAGCGTCGATCGCGCGATTATTTATTCCTATATCGAGCATCCTACCCCACAACTTTTCTGCGTTGCAGAATATTTAACGCCCGATACGAATTCTTTGTTCGATCTAAGCGTGCCGAATGCAGGTGATTCCTACGCACAACAAGTCCTCAGTCAGGATCGGGCTATGGTATCCGACGATATCTTTGCTGAAGCTACCCTCGAACCGATCTGGAATACTTGTCGCCACCTGAACATCAAATCAATGTTAGCGATTCGGATTTGCGATCGCGACAAGCCTTATGGAGTCTTGGTGCTTCACCAATGCAGCTCGGTGCGACACTGGGAACGGGATGAGGTAGAATGGCTCGAAGCCGTAGCGGCGCAAGTGGGAATTGCTTTAGCCCAGGCACAGCTATTAGAACGGGAAAAGAGCCACCGCGAACAATTAGCACGACAAAATCAAGAATTGAGTGCGGCGAAAAAAGCGGCAGACGCAGCTAACCTCGCCAAAAGCGAATTTCTCGCTACTATGAGCCATGAAATTCGCACGCCGATGAATGCTGTCATTGGCATGGCGGGACTGTTATTGGATACAGATTTATCTTCCCAACAGCGACAGTTTGCCGAAACGATTCGCAGTAGCAGCGAAGCTTTGCTAGTTATTTTGAATGATATTCTCGATTTTTCCAAAATTGAGTCTGGCAAGCTGGAATTAGAAGCCTATCCCTTTGAAGTGCAATCTTGTGTTGAGGAAGCACTCAATTTAATCGTACCCAAAGCGGTTGCCAAAAACCTCCAAGTCATTTATCAGATCGATCCCCAAGTTCCCCGCGCGATCGTCGGTGACATTACCAGAGTCCGTCAAATCTTGGTAAATCTACTGGGCAATGCGGTCAAGTTTACCGACGCAGGAGAAATTCGCGTTGCTGTAACCGCTTCCCTCGTCAACAAAGCCGAACAAGCCTACGAAATTCAATTTATGGTCAAAGATACGGGAATCGGCATCGCCCCCCAACAACAACGATTTCTCTTTCAGTCTTTCAGCCAAGCTAATGCCTCAGTGACTCGCAAATATGGCGGGACAGGTTTGGGGTTAGCTATCTGCAAGCGTCTGGCAAAGATGATGGGGGGAAGCATTTGGATGGAAAGTCACGGGACGGTTGCTGGCGCAGCCCCTCCTCGCTGGTTACGTTCCCAAGAAAATTGGGATACTATCTCAACGGTAGGTTCGACCTTTTATTTTACCATCGCTGCCAAAGCTGCCCCTTTTTCTTCTACTTTGACCCCTAGCGATTGTCAGGCGCAACTGAAAGGAAAACGCATCTTAATTGTGGATGATAATCCGGTTAATCGAGAATTGTTGACCCAGCTAACTCAATCGTGGGGAATGCTTCCTCGCGCGGCCGATTCGGGATCTCAAGCTCTCTGTTGGTTGCGTCAAGGAGAATCTTTTGACTTGGCAATTCTTGACCTACAAATGCCGAAAATGAATGGAATAGAACTTGCTGAATCCATCCAGGCGTTACCAGAGTGTCGAGCATTGCCTTTAATGATGCTCACAGCCGTTAATTTGTCGCCAAAAGAATTGCAAAAAAGCACCCCAGTTCAGTTTGTCGCTTGGCTTCAGAATCCGGTGAAAAAATCTCAACTCTACGACGCTCTCGTGCAGATATTCTGGCAAAAGTCGGTTTCAGAAACTTCTGCTTCATCTGAAATGGCGATCGCCCAAACGTCTTCCAGTAACCAAAAGATTGAAACTACCGTTTCTAAACCCTTTCCCTTACGGATTCTCCTGGCAGAAGATAACAGTATTAACCAACAAGTTGCTTTACTAATCCTACAAAAACTGGGATATCGGGCTGATGTGGCGGGTAATGGATGGGAAGCGATTCGCGCCTTACGACAAGCGCCCTATGATGTGGTATTGATGGACGTAGAAATGCCAGAAATGGACGGATTGACAGCGGCTCAACGCATTGCCGAGGAATGGAAACCCAGTCAGCGTCCCTGGTTAATTGCCGTGACAGCCTACGCCATGAAAGGCGATCGCGAGAAATGCTTGGCGGTGGGGATGAACGACTACATCAGCAAACCTATCCGCGAAATCGAATTACTCCAGGCATTAGAAAAAGCCGCTCTACGGTTAGAAAAAGATCGCGCTAACCGTCAAGAAAGCCAACCTCAGACGCACCAAGCAGAAGATTTGATTTTAGACGCTAAAGTACTAGATTCTATCCGCGAGATGGTAGGTGCCCAAGCTGATGAATTTATCGCCCATCTGATTGAGGAATATTTAAAAACAGCACCGCAACATCTCGAACAGATTCGAGACGCGATCGCTTCTTCAAATTTAGAACAATTGCGCCAGTCATCCCATGCTTTAGGTTCGAGTAGTGCCACCTTAGGCGCAGTAAGATTTGCTAAACTTTGCAAGCAATTGGAAAATTTAGCCCGTTCTGGCAACCTTGCGAAAGTTCAAGCATCTTCGCTGGAATTAGAAGCCCAGTACCAACAAGTCAAAAATATCCTACAAAATCTCCTATGA